The DNA window GGACAGGAACCAGGTCGCGTAGCCACGCGTCCCCGACAGCGGCATGACATAGCCGTAAGTGTCCGCCTTGCCGTCACCGTCCGGATCATCCTCGGTGAAGGCCTTGGCGAGCTTGAACAGATCTTCCCAGGTCTTGGGAACGTCATAGCCGAGTTTCTCACGCCAATCCTTGCGGATATAGACGGCGAACGCCTGCGCCGACGTCGGAACGCCGTAATATTTGCCATCCGGCGCCTGCACGCTCTGCCAGGCCACATCGTAGAGTTCGTCGCCACCCTTGAGAGCGGCGCGATCAATCTCCTTGGCGATGCCCATGTCGAGCAGCTGGCCCATCATGGTCGCATCATTGACGATCAAATCGGGCAACGTCCCGCCGACGGCGGCGCGCGCAAGGCGAGTCTCGAAATCGGTGTTGGCCAGAAACAGATCAACGGGAATGCCCGTTTTGCTGGTGAAGTCCTTGGTGATCTCCTCCAGCACGAGCTTCTCGTTGTCGCCGTAGCGCATCCAGACCTTGAGCGCTTCAGCAGAATGGGCCGCCGAGGCGAAGGTCGCACTCATCAGGGCCGCGGATGCAACCCGATAGATCGTCTTCATTGGTCTCCTCCAAATTCCGCCATCCCGCTCCGCGTCGCATGGCAATTACCGCTACGCCATGTCGATGGGCCTCCTGGATGGGCGGGAGGACTATATGTCGGCCTTTTTGGGATTTCAAGTAAACGTTTAACTCGATTTTGAACGTGGTTTCCCTGCCGTGTGTCAGCGTCGGAGTTGACCAAACCGCCGCTTTCTCGATCTGTTTCCGCCTATTCAATCGGGAAGGCGTGGAATGGCATGTATCGACTGTTGCGCGGAAGAGCCGTGCAGTGTAAAAAGATGTGGCTAGAGAGAAACCGTTTACCTTCAAATGACACTGCGAAAGAAAGCCACGATCCGGGATGTTGCAGCAGCGGCGGGCGTGTCGATTGCTACCGTTTCGAAATACGTCAACGGCCAGCAGTCCTTTACCCGGCCCGTCGAGGAAAAACTGCGTCTGGCCATCGAAGCGCTTGGCTATAGCCAGAATCCGGCGGCGCGCAGCATGGTCACCGGTCGGACCGCCGCCATCGGTTTGGCGGTCATGGACATTTCGAACCCCCACTACGCCAACGTCGTGAAGGGGGCCAACCGCGTGGCGCTAGCCAATGGTTACAATCTCCTTGTGGTCGACATGGAGGAGAGCATTGCCTGGGCGCGCCAGCGGCTCGAAGCGTTGGTGCTGCGCACCGACGGGCTGATCGTCAGCTCGCGCATTCCCAAAGACGTGGTCGACTGGTTGGCCGAGCTCGACAAGCCGGTAGCCTTTCTCGGACAGCCGGAGCGCAGCGACGTCGTGACGGTCGGCATGGACAGCATTGAAGTTGCATCGCTGCTCGCCGGCTACATCGTCCAGCAGGGCTTCACCCGCGTTGGCTATGTGGGCTACCCGCGCGCCGCCTGGAACGCGGAGCGCCTGCTTGGCTTGCATCGCGTCTTTGACGCAGCCGGTGTCCAACTCATGGAGTTTGATGCCGAGGAGCCGACGAGCGAAGCAGGCGAACGAGTGGCCGCACGGATCCTACTCAGGGCGGATCGGCCTCAGGCGGTCATCGGCTGCAACGATCTTGTCGCCATCGGATTGATGGCCGAAGCACGGGCGCTGGGATTCCGCATTCCTGAAGACGTAGCCTTTGCCGGCATCGACAACATTCCAACCAGCCGCTATGTCTGGCCGTCGTTGACGACTGTCGACGTCTGCAGCGAAGCGACCGGCGAGGTCGTCCTGAAACAGATCATGTCGATGATCGAAGGACATCCTCCCGCTAGCGACCTCAAGCTGGAACCCCTTCTGGTCGTTCGCGATTCGGCAAGAGGCATGGCGGACGTCAGGACGCCGTCTCACCGTGATCCGTCGCAACCTTCCTGATCTGCTCATTCGAGGGGTCGGGAGGGGAGAACAGTATCCTTCCGGCGACATTGGGCCGGCCGACTCTGGTCTCGCCAGATGACACCCTATCCCCTGTCGACTAGCGCCAACGGTATCTCGATGGGCTGTCGCTCGCCCTTCCCAGCTTCAAACCAAGAGACGACGGACAGCCGCCCGTCCCCTATGCCGCCATTGCGGGGCCATGCCCGCCGATGACTACGCCCGCCCGCGCCGCACGCCGGCCGCCAGATCGGCAACGAGATCGGTGATGGCGCTGACCGTGGCGGTCGTCGCCTTGCCGTCCTTGAGCGAATCGCGCACCGCGTTGACCAATGCGGAGCCGACCACCACGCCATCGGCGTGAGCGGCAATGGCCGCCGCCTGCTCACCCGTCTTGACGCCGAAGCCGACCATCACCGGCAGCGGCGTATGCGCCTTGATACGGGCAACCGCCGTGGCGACATCGCCGGCCGCGGCCGATTTGACGCCGGTGACGCCAAGCACCGAGACGTAATAGACAAAGCCCGAGGAATTCCTCATCAACACCGGCAGGCGCCTGTCATCCGACGTCGGCGTCGCCAGGCGGATGAAACTGATACCGGCCTTGATCGCCGGCAGGCACAGTTCCTCGTCCTCTTCCGGCGGCAGGTCGACGACGATCAGACCATCGACGCCGGCCGCCTTGGCGTCGGAGACGAAGCGTTCGACGCCGTAAATGTAAATGGGATTGTAGTACCCCATCAGCACGACGGGCGTTTCGCCGTCACCCTGCCGAAAAGCACGCACCTGCTCGAGCGTCTTCACCATGGTCTGGCCGGCGGCGAGCGCTCGTATGTCGGCCGCCTGGATCGGCGGCCCCTCAGCCATCGGGTCGGAGAAGGGCATGCCGAACTCGATGATGTCGGCGCCGGCACCGGGCAGCGCCTTCAAGATGGACAGCGAAGTCTCGGGATCGGGGTCGCCGGCGGTAACGAAGGTGACCAGCGCCGCCCGGCCCTCGTCCCTGAGCTTTGCGAGGCGGACGTCGATACGGGTAACGGGAAGGGAACTCACAGGTCGACTCCCAGGATCTTGCCGACGGTAAAGACGTCCTTGTCGCCTCGGCCGGAAAGGTTGACGACGATAATCTCGTCCTTGCCCATCTTCGGCGCGCGCTTGATCGCCTCGGCAACGGCGTGGGCACTTTCCAGAGCCGGGATGATGCCCTCGACCTTGGTCAGCGTCTGGAAGGCGTCGAGCGCCTCCTGGTCGGTGGCGGGCACGTAGGTGACGCGTCCCGTGTCGTTCAGCCAGGAATGCTCAGGGCCGATGCCGGGATAATCAAGGCCGGCCGATATCGAGTGTCCCTCGAGGATCTGGCCGTCGTCGTCTTGCAGGAGATAGGTGCGGTTGCCGTGCAGCACGCCGGGCTTGCCACCATTCAACGAAGCGGCATGGCCGTTGTAGACGTTCATGCCGTGACCACCCGCCTCAA is part of the Pleomorphomonas sp. PLEO genome and encodes:
- the trpA gene encoding tryptophan synthase subunit alpha, whose translation is MSSLPVTRIDVRLAKLRDEGRAALVTFVTAGDPDPETSLSILKALPGAGADIIEFGMPFSDPMAEGPPIQAADIRALAAGQTMVKTLEQVRAFRQGDGETPVVLMGYYNPIYIYGVERFVSDAKAAGVDGLIVVDLPPEEDEELCLPAIKAGISFIRLATPTSDDRRLPVLMRNSSGFVYYVSVLGVTGVKSAAAGDVATAVARIKAHTPLPVMVGFGVKTGEQAAAIAAHADGVVVGSALVNAVRDSLKDGKATTATVSAITDLVADLAAGVRRGRA
- a CDS encoding LacI family DNA-binding transcriptional regulator; amino-acid sequence: MTLRKKATIRDVAAAAGVSIATVSKYVNGQQSFTRPVEEKLRLAIEALGYSQNPAARSMVTGRTAAIGLAVMDISNPHYANVVKGANRVALANGYNLLVVDMEESIAWARQRLEALVLRTDGLIVSSRIPKDVVDWLAELDKPVAFLGQPERSDVVTVGMDSIEVASLLAGYIVQQGFTRVGYVGYPRAAWNAERLLGLHRVFDAAGVQLMEFDAEEPTSEAGERVAARILLRADRPQAVIGCNDLVAIGLMAEARALGFRIPEDVAFAGIDNIPTSRYVWPSLTTVDVCSEATGEVVLKQIMSMIEGHPPASDLKLEPLLVVRDSARGMADVRTPSHRDPSQPS